The window CGAAGTCTCGGCGTTCGCGGACCGCTCCATCACCGCGGTGTCGGGCGGCGAGCGCCAGCGCGTCCTGCTGGCGCGGGCGCTGGCCCAAGACACCCCCGCGCTCCTGCTGGACGAACCCACTGCCAGCCTCGACATCAACCATCAGGTCCGGACGCTCGAACTCGTCCAGGAACTGGTGGACGAGGACGACAAGACCGTGGTGGCGGCCATCCACGACCTCAACCTCGCGGCCCACTACTGCGACGAACTCCGCCTGCTCTCGGGCGGCCGTGTCCGCGCCAGCGGCGACCCCGAGACCGTCCTCGCCGAGGACCACCTCGAAGCGGCCTTCGACACGCGGGCGGTGGTCTCCAGCCATCCCGTGACCGGTTCGACCTACGTCACGGCCCTGCCCGAACGCCCGGTCGAACGAGAGGGCCGCGTCCACGTCGTCGGCGGGGGCGGGACCGTCTCGCGCCTGCTCTACGTGCTGTCGGCCGCGGGCTACGAGGTGTCGGTCGGCGCGCTCAACGAGGGCGACTCCGACCTCGATACCGCGCAGTCGCTCGGTCTCGACGCCGTGACCGAGGAACCGTTCGCCCCGGTCGGCGACGACGCCCGCCGCGCGGTCGAGTCCCGAGTTCGGGAGGCCGACGTGACTGTACTGGCTGACGTGGAGGTCGGTGCGGGCAACCTCGCCAACCTCCGGGCCGCCCGCGAGGCCGACTCCGTGGTCGTAGTCGAGGAACGGCCCTTCGAGGAGCGCAACTACGCCGGGAGCGACGCCGCCGCGCTCTACCGGGAACTCTGCGAGCGCGGGCGCGTCGTCGGCCCGGACGAACTCCTCACGGCGGTGGAGGCGGCGGTGGACCCGCCGAGCGAGCGCGCGGGTCGGGCGGCCGAGTGAGCGGTCGAAGTCACAACTGACTTGTCAGCAGTGCCGGAACTCGACGACGATGCCCTCCACTGTCTCCCGACGGGAACTGCTGGCGGCCGGTGTGGCGGTCGGCGTCGCGGGGTCGAGCGGTTGCCTCGACGCGATTCGCGGTTCGTCCCGAGACCGGACCGACGAGCGACGACTCAAACTACTCCTCCACGACGAGTCGGCGACGCTCCGCGAGAAGTACGTCGCCGACCTCGAGGGGAACCGGCCCGAGTGGGACGAGGAAGCCTTCGCGGCCGCGCTCGACGGCGAGTCGTACACGACCCAGTACCGCGAACCCTTCTACGCGCGAGACGAACCCAAGTACGCCGAGCGCGACGGGACCTACTACCGACTCGGGTCCGTCGTCGTCGGCGAGGCGACGGCGACTCGTCCCGTCCTGCGACTCACCTCGGTCGGACGGCCCGACGAACTGGATTCGGTGCCCGACCACGTCGCACACGACGACCTGCCCGAGACCGACCGACGGGCGGTCAAAGTCGCCCAGATGGCGGCCCGCGCTCGCGCAACCCGGGCGGCGTTCCGCGACGTCTGGTCCAGCGCGGCGGCTACGTCTACCGCGACGAGCGACGGACGGCGGACAGTCGCCTCCTCGGTGAGTCGGGACCGAGCCACGTCGAGTACCGTGACAGAATCTACGCGGTCGAGGTGTCGCGCGAGACGTTCCACGAACCGGTGTATCGCGCCGAGGTGGAACCGGTCGCCGAGTCGCCCGACGAGATGGAGGCGGTGCTTCGCGCGCAGTTCGTCGAGGGGCGGTTCGACCGCCGCGACCTCTCCGAGGAGGAACGCTCGATTCTCCGGGCGGCGCAGGGCAACAGCGGGTACAGCGAGTCCCACCCGTACTCCGTCGCGTACCGGTCGCTGCTGAAGCGACTCGGCCAGCGCGCGTACCTCGACGGAAACGTCGAGAAGGACGCGCCAGCGGACTCGACTCGCCACGAGATACTCCGGTACGACGACGAGTACCACGAGTACTGGTTGCGGTTCGTCGGGACCGAACAGTGACCGCGTCGCGGGAGTCGTCGGACCCGACTCCCGCCGCGACCCGCTACCGGGTCACCTCGAAACGTGCTAGTTCGCGGCGAGTTCGTACTGCTGGGCCAACTCGAACAGCATCAGCGCCGCGAACGTGCTGGCCGCGAGCAGCACCAACCCGGTGATGCCGACCTCGACGTTGGGCGCGGCCACGCTCGCGGTGCCGAGTAATACGCCCGAAACCAGCGCGGCGAGTATCCGGACCGGTCGGGGGAGGTTCGCACACCGCTGGGCGAGCGTCGGGTCGAGTCCGACGATGCGGGTCCAGACCACGTAGAGCGAGACGACGAACAGGAAGGCGAGCAGACCGACACCCAGCAGGAGGGCGAACTTCGCGGGATACATCTCCTGTTTCCAACAGCGTAAGGGTTCATACATAAGTGCATCGGTGATAGGTCTCGGTTCCGAGAGTCAGACTCGGGACGTCTCGGTGTCCGTGTGGCAGTCGGAGTCGGCGCGGCAATTATGTGACTCGCGCCCTGAGAGGGCGGTATGGAACTCGCCGACCGTTCGGTCGTCATCGTCGGGAGTGGCTTCGGTGGTCTCTCGACCGCCTGCTACCTCGCCGACGCGGGAGCGGACGTGACAGTCGTAGAGAAGAACGAACAGGTGGGCGGTCGGGCGAGTGTCCTCGAACGGGACGGTTTCAGATTCGATATGGGTCCGTCGTGGTATCTGATGCCCGACGTGTTCGAGCGCTTCTTCGGCCACTTCGACCGGCGGCCGAGCGACTACTACGGACTGGAGCGGTTGGACCCACACTACAAGTTGTTCTTCAAAGACGGCGACGAGATGACGGTCACCGCCGACCGCGAGGCGACCAAGGCCACCTTCGAGGAGTACGAAGACGGCGCGGGCGCGGCCCTCGACGCCTACCTCGACGAGGCCGAGGAGACCTACGACATCGGGATGGAACACTTCGTCTACACCGACCGCCCGCGGTTCCGCGACTACGTGGACTGGGACGTGTTCAGGCACGCCCGCGGACTGACGTTCCTCGGGTCGATGCGCGACCACGTCGCGGAGTACTTCGACCACCCGAAACTCCGGCAGGTGATGCAGTACACCCTCGTCTTCCTCGGCGGGTCGCCCAAGAACACGCCCGCGCTCTACAACCTGATGAGCCACGTCGATTTCAACCTCGGCGTCCACTACCCAGTCCGCGACGAGGAGGAAGATTCTCCCGGCGGGATGGGCGTCGTCGTGGACGGCATCGCCGAAATGGGCGCGGAGATGGGCGTCGAGTACCGGACCGACAGCGAGGTCCAGTCCATCCTCGGGTCGGCGGGTAACTTCCGCGTGGAAGTCAATGACGGATACCTGCGGAGCGACTTCGTGGTCAGCGACGCCGACTACGCCCACACCGAACAGGAACTGCTCCCGCCCCAGAGTCGCCAGTACGACGCCGACTACTGGGAGTCGCGAACCTACGCCCCCTCGGCGTTCCTGCTCTACCTCGGCGTCGAGGGCGACGTGGACCCGCTGGCCCACCACTCGCTGGTCCTGCCGACCGAGTGGAACGACCACTTCGACGGCATCTTCGAGGACCCCGCGTGGCCCGAGGACCCGGCGTACTACCTCTGCGTGCCGAGTCAGACCGACGACACCGTCGCGCCCGAGGGCCACAGCAACCTGTTCGCGCTGGTCCCCATCGCGCCCGGACTGGACGACGACCCCGAGACCCGGGAGCGCTACCGCGAGTTCGTGCTGGACGACATCGCCGAGAACACCGGCGTGGACCTCCGGGACCGCATCGTCGTGGAGGAGCAGTTCTCCGTCTCCGATTTCGCCGACCGATACAACTCCACTCGGGGCACCGCGCTCGGACTCGCCCACACCCTCCGCCAGACCGGCCCGCTCCGGCCCGGCCACCGGTCCTCGGAGGTCCCCGGACTCTACTTCACGGGGTCGTTCACCACGCCCGGCATCGGCGTCCCGATGTGTCTCATCAGCGGTCAGCACACCGCCGACGCCCTGCTGGAGGACTACGGCGAGTAGCCCCATGCTCGACTCTCGACCGACCACGGCGCTTGGCTACCTCCTGACGCTCTCGCGGCCGCGGTTCTGGCTCTACCTCGCGGGACCTGTCCTCGTCGGGGTCGCCTACGGCGCGTCGTCGGTCGCGGACCTGTTCGCGCCGAGCGCCGTCGCGCTGTTCGCGTACTTCCTCGTGCCCGCCAACGTCTACCTCTACGGCGTCAACGACGCGTTCGACGCCGACGCGGACGCGGAGAACCCGAAGAAGACGGGCGAGGACGCGCGGGAGGCACGGTTCCGCGGCGGACTCGGCGTCGCCGCAGTCGTCGCGGCCTGCGGTCTCGCGGGTCTGGCGTTCGTCGTGGTTCTCCCGCCGGGCGCGACAGTCTGGGTCGTCGGATTCCTCGTTCTCGGCTACGCCTACAGCGCGCCGCCGTTCCGACTCAAGACCGTCCCGCCGCTGGACTCGGTCTCGAACGGTCTCTACGTCCTGCCGGGCGCGGCCGCCTACGTCGCGCTGGCGGGCGAGCAACCGCCCGCGCCCGCGCTGGCGGGCGGGTGGCTCTGGGCGATGGCGATGCACACCTTCTCGGCGGTGCCCGACATCGACCCCGACCGCCGGGCCGGGATTCGGACGACGGCGACGGTCCTCGGCGAGCGCGCGACGCTGGCGTACTGCGGGGTCTGCTGGCTGGCGGCGGCCGCGGCCTTCGGTCTGCTCGACGCTCGGGCCGGGGCGCTCCTGCTGGTCTACCCCCTGTTCGCGGCGGGAGTCGCGGAGACCGACGTGAGCGTCTCGCGGGCCTACTGGTGGTTCCCCGCGCTCAACACGCTGGTCGGGATGGCACTGACGCTCGGCGGTCTCTGGGGGGTCGTGCGTGGATAGTTCGCCGACCGACGAGTCGTCGGTGGACCGTCGGCGAATCGAAGCGGCCCTCTCGGCGCTCGTCCGGAAGAATCGGTTCACCATCGCGGTGGTGTTCCCCCTCGTCGGGGCCGCGCTGTTCGTCGCCAGTCGCGAGGCGTGGCTCCCGACGTGGCTGGCGATGAACCCGACGCTGGTGCTGTTCGGAACGCTCGTGATGCGCCTCCCGCTGGTGGCGGGTCTCACGCCGCTGGTGGACCGTCGGGCAGGGCTCGGCCTGTTCGCGGTCGCGGCCTACAGCTACGCCGTCGAGTACGTCGGAGTCCACTACGGCGTGCCTTACGGCGAGTTCAGCTACCAGTTAGAACTCGGCCCGATGGTCGGCGGAGTTCCCGTCGGACTCCCGGTGTTCTTCCTCCCGCTGGTGGTCAACAGCTACCTGCTCGTCGTCCTGCTCCTGCCGCGGGCCGGATGGCTCCGGCGGACGCTCGCCGCGCTCGGGGTCGTGCTGGTCGTGGACCTCGTACTGGACCCGGCGGCGGTCGGTCTCGGCTTCTGGCGCTACGACGGCGGCGGCGTCTACTACGGGGTTCCGCTCTCGAACTTCGCAGGGTGGGTGCTGAGCGGTCTGGTCGCCATCGCGCTGGTCGAGTGGGGGTTCGACCGGGACGCGCTGGCGGCCCGGCTACGGGACTGCGAGTTCGCACTCGACGACTTCGTGAGCTTCGTCGTCCTCTGGGGCGCGATGAACGTCTACTTCGGCAACTGGGTCGCGGTGGCGCTGGCGGTCGGCCTGTCGGCGGGACTGGTCCGCGCCGACCGTTTCGACTTCGTGGGACTCGGCCGCGAGCGTCCCGAGCAGAGCTGACTGTATCGAACATCCGGTCGAAAAACGGACGCCTCGGCCGAACTCAGTCGGCCTGCGGCGTCCCGTCCTGATGCTCCGGACCCGCGCGAACGCCCTCGTCTTCGGGAATCGCGCTCACGGCCCGGAACACCGTCACCGGGTCCCGCGAGCGCTGCCAGTGCCACCGCGTCTTGACCCAGAGCCACGCCGCGCGTACGGCACCCACCTCGGGCGGCGACGAGAACACGTCGTAGTCGAGCGCCCGGATGAGTCGGTGGTGTTCGGCGTAGAGGACGGCGGCGTACAGCACCGCGAACTGGCAGTCTTGGGGGAGATACTCGATTCCCACGACCCCCTCGCGGTACTTGCGCTCGGTGCGCCTGAGTTCGTGAGCCATCGCGGTCCGGAAGCCGTCGGTCGGGTCGCAACGCCGAACGTCGGACTCCGTGACGTCGTGGCGCTCGCGGGTGTCGCCCGGGAGGTAGATGCGGTCGTGGTCCTCGATGTCCTCGCGCACGTCGCGCAGGAAGTTCGTCAACTGGAACGCTTCGCCGAGCGCGACCGCGTGGGGTTTCGCGCGCTCGGGGTCCTCGACGCCCATCACCGACAGCATCATCACGCCGACCGCCGCGGCCGACCCGCGCATGTACGTCTCCAGTTCGTCGTAGCTCTCCCAGCGACACTTCTCGATGTCCGACAGCATCGCGTCGATGAAGCGTTCGACCTCCTCGTCGGGAATCCCGCGTCGCTCGCGCACCTCCTGAAACGCGGCGAGGACGTCGTCGTCGGTCTCTTCCCTGCCGAGCGCTTGCGCCCGGAGTCGTTCGAGTCGGTCGCGTTGCTCCTCCGGGGGGCGGTCGGTCGCGCCGTCTACGACCTCATCCGCCACGCGGAAGAACGCGTAGAGGACGTACGTCGGGTGGCGGACTCGCTCGGGGAGCAACCGCGTCGCAAAGTGGAAGGTTCTGCCGGTTCGCTGCTGAATCGCCTTGCTTCGTCGGAGTTGTCGGTCGGTGACCATTCTGTCTCCTGTAGTTTTGCAGAGTCCGGCCGAACAGCAGCGCCTCGCAGACTCCGTATAAGGATTCCTCCGAGTTAATTGTTGGCGTGGGAGAAGTCCCCGCCGGGGGACACACTGCGTCTCACCTCGTTCTCCCGGTGGGCGGCGCGTCTGGCATGGCGTAGTTCCGACTCGAACACCCATCGATGAGACGGTCTCAGACCGTGCGCGACCGACGCCTGCCATCACGCATTTCCCCGTCGATATCCTCCATTCGTGCGTATGAGTTCTTCCAACGCCGCTTCCGAGACGGCGGACCGGAGCGGGAACGACCTCGCGGGACGAGTCAGCACGCTGGCGGAGACGGTCGGGCCGAAACTGGCGCGTCACGCCGGGTCCGGCAACCTCGCGGCCGCTTCCGGGGTCGTCTCACTGCTCCGAGCGGCCCGAACCTTCCTGAAGGGGAACCGAAAGCGAGGCGTCCGCCAACTGCTCGGTGGCCTGTTCTGGGTCGGGGTCTCGCTCGCCCAGCGCCGGTCCGGCGGGTCGGGCGACTCCGACGGGCCGGGGAGGTCGAGAGAGCGTCGCTCGGGGACCGACGTCTCCGAGGTGGCCGACATATCGCCGGACGTGGAGGACGCCGTCGAACCGGGCGGTCACGAAACCGACCACGCAACCGGCGAGAGCGTGGTGGACACCACCGACGCCGACATCGAGGAGTCCGACACCGCGCCGGAGGTCGGCGCGTCTCCGGACGTCGCCGGTGACGTGGACGACGAGGACGTGAACCAGCGCGACGTGGCCGAGTCCGCCCCAATCGAAGACGCCGCCGAGACCGGCGACGAAGACGAGACGGAGTCCCAGTCGGACGGCGGCACGGAGTCCGACGCTGAGTCGCAGGCCGGGACGGAGTCGGATTCGGTGACGGAGTCCGAATCCGGGTCGGAAGACGAGACGGGCACGGCGTCCAGGGGCGACTCGGAAGACGAGGAGGCGGCTACCGAGGCGGACGAGCGCGTCGAGACCACGTCGGGGGAGTGAGGACGCCGCGGCCCCGCGAGTTTTACGCCTCACCGTCCAATCGGGAGGTATGGCCGACGAACTGCTCGTCTACGGCTCGTACGGGTACACGGGCGCGCTCGTCGCGCGGACCGCGGTGGAGGAGGGTCTCTCGCCCGTTCTCGCCGGGCGCACCGCCGAGAAGGTAGAGCGACAGGCGACCGACCTCGGTCTCGACCACCGGGTGTTCAGTTTGCAGCATTCCGAGGTGGTCGAGTCGCAGGTCGAGAAGTTCGCCGCGGTGCTGAACTGCGCGGGACCGTTCTCGAAGACCGCCGAACCGCTCTACTCGGCGTGCCTGAACGCCGGGACCGACTACCTCGACATCACCGGCGAAATCGACGTGCTGGAAGCCATCGCGGGACGCGAGGAGGAAGCCGAGGCGACCGGCGTGACGCTGCTCCCGGCGGTGGGGTTCGACGTGGTTCCGACCGACTGTCTGGCGGCGTACCTCCACGAGGAGTTGCCGTCGGCGACCCGCCTCTCGCTGGCTATCGACGGACTCGGGACGTTCTCGCCCGGCACGGCGAAGTCCATCGTGGAGGGGTTGTCGACCACCGGTGCAGTCCGGCAGGACGGCCGGATTCGCACGGTCCCGGCGGCGTGGAAGACCCGCCACCTCGACTTCGGACGGGGCCGCAAACCCGCGGTGTCGATTCCGTGGGGCGATATCTCCTCGGCCTACTACACCACCGGGATTCCGAACATCGAGACGTTCGCCACGGTCCCGGAGTACGCCGCCAAACTGATGCCGAAGACACGGCCGCTCGCGCCGGTCCTCGGGACCAAGTCGGTCCAGAAGGCGCTGAAAGCCGTCATCGACGCGGCGGTGTCGGGACCCTCCGCCGAGGAGCGCGCCCGGAGCGTGAGTCGTATCTGGGGAGAGGTCGACGACGACGATGGAAACCGAGTCACCGCGCGACTACGGACGCCAGACACCTACGACTTGACCGCGAAGACCGCGGTGGAGTCGGCCCGACGCGTCGTCGAGGGAGAGGTCGGTCCGGGGTTTCACACGCCTGCGTCGGCGTTCGGCGCGGACTACGTACTGGAGTTCGACGGTGTAGAACGTGAGGACGCGAGCCAGCGGTCGGCGGTCGGGATGCGAGTGGAGGAGTGACTGTTCGAGGTGACGGAGTTCGGGGTAGAAAGAGCCGGTGGAGGGATTTGAACCCTCGGCCTATTCCTTACGAAGGAATCGCTCTAGCCAGTCTGAGCTACACCGGCGCGTCGCAGTGCGCACTCAAACATAGTCGCAAGAACGGGCTTAAGCGTTCCGAAATCGCCCGACGTTAGCGAGACAGTCGCACGTCGAGACAGACGTTGAGTTCGTGGGGCGCGTACGACCGGACGACGTGTCGCGTCTCGACTTCGACCTCGTACTCGGGTTCCGCCGCCGCCCGAATCGCGGCCTCGC is drawn from Halorussus sp. MSC15.2 and contains these coding sequences:
- a CDS encoding phytoene/squalene synthase family protein; amino-acid sequence: MVTDRQLRRSKAIQQRTGRTFHFATRLLPERVRHPTYVLYAFFRVADEVVDGATDRPPEEQRDRLERLRAQALGREETDDDVLAAFQEVRERRGIPDEEVERFIDAMLSDIEKCRWESYDELETYMRGSAAAVGVMMLSVMGVEDPERAKPHAVALGEAFQLTNFLRDVREDIEDHDRIYLPGDTRERHDVTESDVRRCDPTDGFRTAMAHELRRTERKYREGVVGIEYLPQDCQFAVLYAAVLYAEHHRLIRALDYDVFSSPPEVGAVRAAWLWVKTRWHWQRSRDPVTVFRAVSAIPEDEGVRAGPEHQDGTPQAD
- a CDS encoding prenyltransferase, with translation MLDSRPTTALGYLLTLSRPRFWLYLAGPVLVGVAYGASSVADLFAPSAVALFAYFLVPANVYLYGVNDAFDADADAENPKKTGEDAREARFRGGLGVAAVVAACGLAGLAFVVVLPPGATVWVVGFLVLGYAYSAPPFRLKTVPPLDSVSNGLYVLPGAAAYVALAGEQPPAPALAGGWLWAMAMHTFSAVPDIDPDRRAGIRTTATVLGERATLAYCGVCWLAAAAAFGLLDARAGALLLVYPLFAAGVAETDVSVSRAYWWFPALNTLVGMALTLGGLWGVVRG
- a CDS encoding NAD(P)/FAD-dependent oxidoreductase, which codes for MELADRSVVIVGSGFGGLSTACYLADAGADVTVVEKNEQVGGRASVLERDGFRFDMGPSWYLMPDVFERFFGHFDRRPSDYYGLERLDPHYKLFFKDGDEMTVTADREATKATFEEYEDGAGAALDAYLDEAEETYDIGMEHFVYTDRPRFRDYVDWDVFRHARGLTFLGSMRDHVAEYFDHPKLRQVMQYTLVFLGGSPKNTPALYNLMSHVDFNLGVHYPVRDEEEDSPGGMGVVVDGIAEMGAEMGVEYRTDSEVQSILGSAGNFRVEVNDGYLRSDFVVSDADYAHTEQELLPPQSRQYDADYWESRTYAPSAFLLYLGVEGDVDPLAHHSLVLPTEWNDHFDGIFEDPAWPEDPAYYLCVPSQTDDTVAPEGHSNLFALVPIAPGLDDDPETRERYREFVLDDIAENTGVDLRDRIVVEEQFSVSDFADRYNSTRGTALGLAHTLRQTGPLRPGHRSSEVPGLYFTGSFTTPGIGVPMCLISGQHTADALLEDYGE
- a CDS encoding heme ABC transporter ATP-binding protein; translation: MIEIDDVAVELGGNRILDGVTTTVEDGQFVGLVGPNGAGKTTLLRTINGVVEPDRGEVRVGGDPVASLSSKETSRRVAVVPQDTTLSFDFPVEEVVAMGRHPYRSRFSGGAEPADGPSDRERVTAAMERTEVSAFADRSITAVSGGERQRVLLARALAQDTPALLLDEPTASLDINHQVRTLELVQELVDEDDKTVVAAIHDLNLAAHYCDELRLLSGGRVRASGDPETVLAEDHLEAAFDTRAVVSSHPVTGSTYVTALPERPVEREGRVHVVGGGGTVSRLLYVLSAAGYEVSVGALNEGDSDLDTAQSLGLDAVTEEPFAPVGDDARRAVESRVREADVTVLADVEVGAGNLANLRAAREADSVVVVEERPFEERNYAGSDAAALYRELCERGRVVGPDELLTAVEAAVDPPSERAGRAAE
- a CDS encoding trans-acting enoyl reductase family protein, producing MADELLVYGSYGYTGALVARTAVEEGLSPVLAGRTAEKVERQATDLGLDHRVFSLQHSEVVESQVEKFAAVLNCAGPFSKTAEPLYSACLNAGTDYLDITGEIDVLEAIAGREEEAEATGVTLLPAVGFDVVPTDCLAAYLHEELPSATRLSLAIDGLGTFSPGTAKSIVEGLSTTGAVRQDGRIRTVPAAWKTRHLDFGRGRKPAVSIPWGDISSAYYTTGIPNIETFATVPEYAAKLMPKTRPLAPVLGTKSVQKALKAVIDAAVSGPSAEERARSVSRIWGEVDDDDGNRVTARLRTPDTYDLTAKTAVESARRVVEGEVGPGFHTPASAFGADYVLEFDGVEREDASQRSAVGMRVEE
- the cruF gene encoding bisanhydrobacterioruberin hydratase; translated protein: MDSSPTDESSVDRRRIEAALSALVRKNRFTIAVVFPLVGAALFVASREAWLPTWLAMNPTLVLFGTLVMRLPLVAGLTPLVDRRAGLGLFAVAAYSYAVEYVGVHYGVPYGEFSYQLELGPMVGGVPVGLPVFFLPLVVNSYLLVVLLLPRAGWLRRTLAALGVVLVVDLVLDPAAVGLGFWRYDGGGVYYGVPLSNFAGWVLSGLVAIALVEWGFDRDALAARLRDCEFALDDFVSFVVLWGAMNVYFGNWVAVALAVGLSAGLVRADRFDFVGLGRERPEQS